cttttttgcATGCATCAATACACTAGGTTGTATGAATACTCAGAACCACTTGCTGGAATGATGCAATTGTCTAATAAACTGTGCCCTGTAATGAATTTCGTCTACGACAATTTGTAGGCTTTGAGAGGTCGAGCCCTTAACCCATTCGAGTCCCGCTGAAAAGACAGATTCTAGTAAATTCATAATAGTTTAGGTCTTTTCAATAATCCACTTTATCATTCTATGTAGAATTGTTACAATAGTTCTCgtttgtgtttttattagtaaacttAACTGTATGCAACTTAAATCATTGATTTTGTTCTGCTTACTGCTTAATGTTGTATAATCCACCTTCCTGTTATATATTATAGGTATAATAAAAATAGCCTGCCGTTaaaaggtataaataaataaaatatgtagtgtatttatttgttttttatcactTCGTTCAGTAACCGCAGATCATACTAATATGATTGTACTATCTCTAGTAACTGTATTTTCTGAAATTAGTTTTCCTTCTAAGATAACTccagttttgatattaaaatatcattccTAGAGTATTATAGGTATTCTCCAAGGTATAATAAGTTACAAGAGTATAAAATGGACGATAATGCTGCATAGCATTATGAAAAAAACCAATGCCGTCAGCATTGTGGGTGTTCTGCTAGCCAGCGTGATCAGTGGATTGTGATTGTTTTTCCTGAATAACTTGGCAAGTTGGTGTTTTGAATGAGAAAGTCGTAAACAACTTCGTGGCAACATTTTTGTCGTATGGCAATTGCTCTTGTTTTTACATTAAAGATCTAGTGGATAAGTACGTTTTTGTTTTAAGACTGATTACCGAAGTGTTTTGACTGAAAAATAGTTAATATCATTCTGTTTACTTCGGTTGTGCAATCTTTATCAACTGTGGGTATAATGGTGCCTTGACTGGAAATGAGGTAAGTTAATTTTATCAGAATTAatcttttaaagaattataatagGCATAAAACTGATGCAGTGCTATacaataagtgtttaaaaaattagttagaCAAGTTTGAATGTTCTATATGTATCAATATTGCTCTACTTCCCCATTCTTGAAGCAACCTTGTCAAGAATGTGCCAACTTATTTCATTACAATACTTCAAGGTTATGTCATCAgccatttgtttttgtttacttcttgtccaaggacCTTGAACCAATCTAatctaaatcagtatgaatagactttcatattttaatcttttgttagTTTAAAGTATGTATATTTGCTTAATACATCTCAGGCTTGGTAAATTCTGTATTTCTAATGGCTATCATAATTTGACtttatattatgttctttaaCTCAAGTCTAGTTTGATACTAGAATCCTGCTTTATTCTACAACACAAAGTAGAATGGTGTCACTTATTGCAATGTGATTGTATACAATTATGTTCATGTTCGAATAATTTGGGATTTTATCACCAATGATGTTTTAAAAGATCAGCATTTGTCTTATTATGATCTATTTTGAGTTTTGATATTGTGTAGCCTAGTAGATCTAAACTGTTTTGAAGTAAATATGATCTGTTATCAGAAAATTTACTGACTGTTTCTGAGATGTATGATgcctaatttatattatattttcagtgaTAAAACAATGCTTTATTAACTGTAATTTAATCTAATATCAAGGCCTTTATCTTGGGTAGAGTTCTACAAGTGGGAAAGGTCTATATAAGCAATACAAACATAATGATTGTGTATCTGAAGTAGACTGCTACAGTTGTTAGGCTAACCATTATTCGGATGTTATTAATTTGGTTATCTTGTTTCATGGTTCCATGATAACTATCTTAAGCTAAacatttggtaaatatttactttattcacTTAACATTATTCGttgtctttttaaaatgaaagtactTAACCCTTTAGGACCTAATGACAGAATGTTCAACCGTTTGAAGAAATGCagagaaatattaatattctgttgAAAGGGAATACATGTAACTATTTGGAAAATACTAGAGGCCGATTATCAAGgtgttcaacattttattttgatttatttacttttcagttaaattaataattgtatttactataatatatatatatatgtatatatataaaatctacaaGATATTATATATCTTGAGAATAATTCTAAATGGCCTAGGTATGTATAAATAAGTTCTcttcaaacacaaataaaacaccAAATATGGTTAACATTGTCATGGATTTTCGTATATCTAAGTATACTTTTTCAGACTAAAAGGTGTTTAAATACttacagatataaaaataataaatttgcaattaaaTGTGAATTTCGTTGaagaataaacaataaacaaatgatgtttcatcagaaatgtcaaagagtaaaaattaaaataaatgattcaaactaaaaggaaattttgattttaagacTACAGTAAATAGGCGGCCACCAAAACAATTGGATGATGAGTATCGATTATATCAATACTATCAAATACGACATTAAcatatagatattcataattaaccTAATCATTGCcatctttctttatttagactaatGACGTCATTACCAGTTGTTGCTAGATATGTCATTACCAGCTATCGTTATTTAGTTTATAGaaggagaaatttaaaaaacaaatgcatttctttacatataaaaatatagcttttctacattaatatttttaaagccaaaagTTAATTCAATTCGACAtcattgttaaacatttatttaaagtaaaaacgtgtttggaaataaattcaaaattaaaatcatgtggaTTGACTAATGGTGGCAAGAACAGTGATGTacgtgtcttctttgtttcacaagcagtcacgtTAATCCTAGTGATATGAGGCTATTGACTACATTCAAACACCAACTAAACTAGTCATGAAAATTAGTCTAATAGTTTTTATTGTCTTGACATGAAAAGAAGTCTACTGTTGCCAATGATAATTCTGTATGTgcacatattaaacattttgataattGTATCCtatagaaatgttaaaataacatcCAGATGTGACTTAAATGGTTTGAACTTGTCGCTATTGCaagttagataatattattgtGATTGTTTTCAGGAGTTCACTACTATTCTTGAATGATAGAAAATGATACAAATTTCCCGTTTCATTGAGACCTTTGTTCATTCCAATGTGTTTAACCATCTAAGGGTATTTTCTTgtgttttgcaaataaaataactagttgctattatgtttaaaaactatatatcagACTATTCATACTCATACACTTAGGCCCTGTAAGTATTGTATTATGAAtactcttaaatttaaattaaacttctgaCTTTGGAAGTCAGAGAAACATGTAATAAAGAAATTGAAACTCGCCAATAACTCCACGCAACATATTAAGTCACACCGAGTGTCTTTTATAGTGTCTTTTTACATGTGGTGAAATCTATCAAACATTCAAGGTTGAGTGGAAGAGAGAGCTAAAACAGCCCTAACTCTGCCTAAAAAAAATagacatttcatttcatttcaaccaTCACTACATGCCAAAGGAAAAAGACAAGGTGAAAGAAggaatatttctgaaaaatattgattatttgaagGACTTGTAATTAACAACAACTACAACCTTTGTGGAATACTAAAGTAATCTATTGAATGCTAACAATATGACTGCTGACAATCCAATTAGCTTATCCACAGAAGACATGATGTGTTTCTCTTCAGTCACAATACATGAAACCACCACCACAAGCTGAATTTGAAACCAACCTCTTAGATGCTCCTGGCTATTGATTTTAGAAAATGCTTCCATGAAGCATGTGTTAGAAAAAGATCCAAAAAGTCTCCAATAAAACAAAGAGGTTTACAAAAATGTTCCTCCAAAGTATAGACAGGCTTAGTAACCAAATATCGTGATGCTACCAATATCTTGAACTCACTAAGCCAGACTTCTACTAAGTACTGAACATGGTGATCTCAAGACACCCCACGGAATGCCAACCtgattattcacagttttatcacagtttactGTAAACAAATTACTAGAAGGGTGGAGTGTATACAAGCTTAATTACCTCAACAACTCAGTTGTAAATTGTTAAACATGTCTTCTGTTGCTTTCTTATTTTTCTCTTCTCTCTTTTTACCAAATAATCTATAGATCTTTTTAGGCTTACtttcttttatttccttttcTTGTCCTCCTCATTCTTAACagaatcttgttttaattttttcctttcatGCCTCATTGCTCCAAGTTGCTTTACTGAAAGCTTTTTCTTAACATGAGCCATTTTCACTGCCTGAAATCAATTTAGTTTCCAAACAGAATAATAGAATACCTATTAATTAAAGTTCGCCTAAAAATTCTTAATGTACAAATTAGTTCTCCCCAACCCAAAATTATTCTGAGGGATGTTTTGAAATTAAGTATTAGTCAAGTTGAGCAGGTAAtgaacaattcaaattaaaagtattattacacTTTACTAAGTATtactaattattgtttataatatgggGATATCCTGTGTTAATCAATGAAACATAACaatttaatgcatttaaaaaaaactagctAAATCATAACTAGAGTAAAATCTTACTCAGGTTAGTAAGATgcaataaaactatgtaaaaagttttaatacaataaatacttaaaattatatgtgttttatataaaaacacctTAAACTAGTATTCACCAAACAAGActgtttaaaataactatactggtaaagaattattgattacaaatgtattatCATGTCCGTTGCCCACAGGTCATGTCTGTAGATAAAGCAAATCCTCGTATATGATGGAAATTCAAAATCCTGTTATTTGGTCAAGTTAAATTTAGAAGATAACCTTAAAAttgctacattttattttgtaacattccAATTTTTATGTGATACAAAAGAAGTATTATAAAACTATCTTACCTGTCCAATTCGCTGGCCACAGATATGATAATAAAACCTTTACAACTTCTTAACTTCACTTTTAACttgaaataactttataaactctTTACTGTCAACATCTACAACCTTTTCACATAATATCCAAGTTGGCCAAGAATACTGCCGCCACCTACTAAGtttttttagaacttttataattttgtccATGGACATGATGGTCGGTATgggtaattaaaaaatgtaaattaaataaatgtattatattaatcaaaatggtgatacaatatttttaacatggtgcctagatattatttaagtaaaaaatcttAATCGAAAACTCTTGAGACTGTCCACTGACATGATTTAGTcagttctatttttattaaatattaatcttttatttttacttcaaacttGATAGTGTTTTTAGATAATGTGTTATAGTttccaattaatataaaaaatatgaatattaaattaaataaataatccataGTGGGAGGATGAGGGATAGAGAAAAAACAGTGTAATGCAGAATACACATATCATTGAGATTGTGGTTAGTTGAAACTTTCAAAGAACATGTGTTAATTCGAACAAAAACTTATCAGAATCAGGTATGGGATGAATGGATTAtagcttatttattaaatatgtgttttaatgttCACCAAAATATCTATTTGTAAACCATAGTGGTATCACTCTTATTAAACTatgtgttattgtttatttcagaTGTACGGAGAAAATGTAAGGTTCAAAGTGAATGGATGAATTGACTATGATATAACTATAACTTCCAGCCATTCagttttataactaaatagaaaatgACTGATCAAGGCTATTCAagtgacttttttattgattCTAATCTCTTGATTAAATCAGAACCAATAAGTATGGATTCTCTTCTCCACACTGTTAGTGTACCCATCCCAGCGAGAAGAGCTATGGATCTCTCTGAGTTAAGGGACTTTGGACTGGAGGGACCTGACAGATCTCCTGGGGACATGATATTCCAGGAGAGTGGTAGCTCCACACTCCCGACCATATATTCTGGCAATGCTCTCTGGGGCACAAAAATTGCCGGTCCCGATTTCGACTCTATGAAAATGGAAGATGATGATATCTTTCAAGTAGACAAGTCAGATCTAATTCAGGGTCCAACTCTTGCCGAGTTAAATGCCAATGACGAGACACTAGGACTTGATGATCTTGATGATTTGAATTTTGATGAGCTTCTCTTGCCAGAGGAGAACAGCTGTTACATCCAAGTTCCTCAACAACCAATGAACACTAGGGTCAGCCCATCCTTCCAAGTAACCAACCCTACACCTACAGTTGTTGCACAGAACTGTGCTTCATCTTTTCCACCCGACAGCATCGGGTTTTACAAGGAGACGTTATCGTCCAGCGTGCCGTCCAACCCCTTTACACAGATGTTTCAGAAGAATATGTCTCCGGTCAGTCACCACAGCTCAAGCTCCTCACTTCAGGTGACTCCTCCACCCCCTCCTCAGGTGTTGAGCCCACTTCAACACAAGCATAGCACTCTGCATGAGCTGCTGATGAAAAAGGAGACAAATTACACTGCATCACCATTGGGACAGTCAGTGCCTGGTCCCACATCAAGTGTAGGAGGCCTAGTGCGCAACCCACGCTATGCTCAGTCTCGTCTCTCCTCATCGGCTCCCACACATCTTGGCCTAGACCAGATCTGGCAGCGCAGAGAGCCCCGTCCTCATCTTCTCTCTACCAGTTCACTTGCTGAAGGTGGCTCTACGTCTTCTTTGTCCACAGGTTagctgtaatttttttgtttattttgttacactgtgtttgtttgatatattctctgtacattttgttttaccaaagctttaacattcttttacaattacaaatacaCTGTCGTTTCTAAAAATAAGGGTAATGAATATTTtgtctttgaaatttatttttattatgatttttaataacaGAAAATTGCCTGAGGCTACGTTAAATCTGAAAACTGCAGATTTATTCCAAATGTGTACTCACTAGCTTTAATTAAATTCACCatgaattagtttagtttaaatcacacatattttatttgttgcaaCACATATTTAgtgtatgaaataaaatcaactagccctaaattaataattatggttCCAAAATGTGTGctttaattttagttacaatgGTCCCTCcagttgatttttaaattgattaaaatatttcagacaaTCATAATAGACATGAGACATCtcttggtttattttaatttctcttagtttaattttgtattttataatcttattaaacTAAGCTTTTACTGGATTAAAATGCCTACTACGATTATAGTGTAGAACATTTCTCTTGTTTGATGAAGGAGGAGTACTGAGCCCTGATGCCCATGATTTTTCACTGGACGAGAGCTTTGATTCTGAGGATGACAGTGATCATTATGATGACTTTTCTTCAGACGGAGGTAAGatttgataaaattcaaaaacatttttctaaatatcataGACTACACaagttaacatattttatgaaatgaagTAACTAATAGATTCCTTAATATTCAACAATGAATCCAAAGTGTAATCAgtcaatagaaaaaaatacatagaatttttcCACAATGCCTTATCAACATCCGTTTGTCTACTTATTAACCAAATATTGGAAAATCAAAGTTGAGTTTCCTAACTCCACTAATGGTATTATAGTATCATGGGAggtaatataacaaatttaaatatttacttcggTCTATCTGATATTTTTATCATCAGACTTCAATCGAGTTTTAAGTAAACCTTGGCAGCTAGGTAAACTTAATGGTTATCTCCATGATACttcaatgaaaaacaaaaaagtgttaaaatttcttggtataattttcttttgtagCTTTTTCTGATGACTTTGATATATGACACatatagttgtaaatataatttgacatagtaattttctacaaataaagtaaatgctatttatattcttttattttcaagaaCAGGTGATAGACACTGATGTTGATTAGTGCTGTGGAAACACATTAGTATGTCAAGAGAATTGCTTCAAATCAATCAGAATAGCTGAATAGACATTCAAAGTGCCCCATACATTTTTGGCAACAAAAATTTGAATGGACTTATTTGAACCAAGTTTCTGGGGTATGCAATGTTTCGTAGAAATGTCTGTGAATTTGGTTGCTGTTGAATACAATTTTGGTAATgctgttttttcaatgttttgactATTTTTGGTATAAAAGTTGGATGAACAAGCACAGTTATTATGAAAGAAAGGATATAAAAGGTTTATgctaacagaaattaaaaaaaaaaaaaaaaaaaaaaaaaaaaaaaaaacagttatacaAAATACAGTAAACAGTTTGCATTTTTAAAATGGAGAGAAGTCTTTAAGAAAATAAAGAGTTTAACttttgattgtatttattttagaagaatcCGACCATCAGAAACATTTTTGGAACGGGTATGGATTTATTGTGTTCAAATAGTTTGTGTTATCTGTGTTGAATGAACTTTATCTTTGGAAGTAGTAgggcttttaatattttaaaaatttgaatgttgatAAGGTTATCAACAGACTATAGCagaggtttaaaataaatatccctaaaaatattttaaaatatatctgtgaattgaaaaactaattaaaaagataaacttaaatatatatttgaaactgtaacttttttaaatttatgttactgttttaagattaaattacaaGGGTTATCTAGAAAATagattacatttcaatataaacaaaaaacaaagtacaagaaaatattgtattatatacatttcaaagtgacactaaaatactatttttcaacatagtcaccattAGGCACTTCTCATAgtggtgaactagttttgaaaatgTAGTGTTATAAAATTTAGCCGCTTGAGACTTTAACCAGGTAGTTACACCCTCCCTGCATcgcaagccaggtcttcattgctggaaacaggtggtagtTACTGGGTGCAAGGTCCGGATTATAAGGCGGATGTGGAAACACCTTGCACTTAAAACATTCAGGACTTCTCGAGTCAGATTTACCGTATGTGGTCAGGTGTTGTCgtgcaaaaacaaaatgtttaaacttaactATCCTCTGcacttgttttgtattgctcttcTTAACTTTTGCAAGGTGTCACAATACCTCACAGAATTTATGGTTGTGccatattttaagaaataaactatgGTTTTCTTTATTACTTTGGGATTGTTATTTACACTGCCTGTTTCCTAAAAattctaaactgttttacataCCCCAGTTTTACATATCGGATTGCAATGTGGGAAAGATTCATTAAATACAGTAAATTCTTAACCTCCTCATAAAGGCTAATTCGGTCATCAAAATCTCACACCATAAATAAAGTGATGGGCTTCCTTCACTTAGTTCCATTTTCGTAAAATGAAACAATTCTTTACTTGAAGAACATTTGTAAAATACTGAGGGGCTGGGATTGGAAAGGCCATCCTGATCAACTGATAAGCTCTGGAAAAAGaatgagatagagacctctataTTTTACCATTCATATTATTTTTCCACAAACTTGGAAATAAGGTGTCATTTGATGGAGCTATCCGTATGAAATATCGATGTTACATATTAAGATATGCTGAGTTTAGTTTTACTGATGAGAGTGATCaagtaaaatgtgttttgtaagtTTACACATTGGCCTTTGGAAGTGaattttttactatgttaaaCTTTATTGCGTTATTTAAACGGTTTTGACACAACTTATAAAGGCGTTGTTTTAAATGATACTAACACTTTAAACTTATTAACTTTTCAAACTATTTGAAGGATGTTTTGCTTCAAGTTTGCTACTGATAAGTTTAATGAAGTTATTGTCGTATTGAATGGATCTCGTTATTACACACTCTTTGATAACATGTTTACAATCTTGTGATAAGTTACtgttgttaaaattttgtaatcagTCTCTCATAAAATGTTATCTTACCAAACAATTACTAAGTAATGTTTGTCAGTaaagttgtttattttcaattctaATTTCATCTGGCAGTTCTCATATGACTTTGTTTACCTCAGTTGCTTTTCAAGAGTTTCTGATAGCtatattataaagatattttaagtataaaacaatatatcattATAATTCTGCTGTGATTTTGAtgagaaacaaataaaacataagtggataatttgattttatacttttaatatctatatttaacCATAAATACcacttatgtttgaaaaattaatgcTGACCAGAAACTGTGTGTATCAAATCAGAAttctatatttgtaatttcatagAGAAATATAATGGTGTCATGGTGATACAAAGTTAtgcagtttatataaaattttacaagttttatcaGTATGCCTTCCAGTTAAAACATTCTTCGACTGAGTATTTTAGAAGCCAGTCTTGAAGTGTTTCTCTATGGAGGCCATCTTCAGGTAGCCAGTTAAACAGTTTTGGGCCATGTGGTTTGGCTTTTACTCATGAAGTGTGAtgccattaaaaaatattaatataaataaataaaactacatcataacttgtaaatataaactaaaattcaaaGAATGCAAATGGTAGCAAAAGAGTGCAAGCGATAGCAACAGAACTCACAATATCTACTAAAATTATTGGATGATAAAATTGCTAATATTCAAAAGGCTGTATGGTGGTCTttcagttaatattattttaaaatttcttacaatttagttttactttttatttctttcatgtaCTGGggtaatttgttataaaatttaccaCTTTGGTAAGACGGTTTTTTACAGAGTTCTAAATTATGCTAAACAGAAGCAATTCTTCCCTATGTCTAGTGTCATAAGAATGAAAACTTCCGAACTTCATCATATAATCAAGTGATTGACTGACAagcattatattttcaaatatataaagtaaGAACACTGTCATTATTTTTGCTGTCTGAAATGTGATTTTACAGATGTACAATAGTTtaggtttaacattattttaattgcacGTTTTTGTAATAATAGTATTCTATCTAAATTTTCTTTTGAGGTTGCTCCATACATACTGATACTGATGTTGATATTCTTCAACTGAAGTTGTAGCATTGCCATGACAAAAGCCATACACATACAAACCATATCTGCTTACTCAGCATGAGAAAATGCGAGAGgcattattaaaagaaatgtgaAACAAAACCgacaaatttctaaataaaaattgaatttttatttaattttaattattaataaacgcAATAAATGGTAAATGGAATTCACCTTGAAGTTTGATTATGTAATTTGTGGACACTGTCTACACAAAATCtcaagtttgtttataaaattatatacctaataaagtatttactacacaaacaattattcaccttattttaaatgtaattcttattccaaagagaaaaatttataagGCCTATGTTATTAACATGTGGAGTACATCAAGTTTTCTTAGTATGtcgaatttctttttttttttattcatcactaGATTAAAATATCATAGTacttacaataaaacataatctGTTCATAACCCATACTTACAAAAAAGTTTATCTACACTCAATCACAACAAAATGCAACTAAGTTACTTTTCAAAACATTCCTGACAAAAAGTGAATGAGGAATGAATGaaaaggttattaaaaatatattaagtaacaaattcacaatttttctagttaagttaaaaaaataattaaatttataagaaaaagaaatgtattttttttaattgcttaacACTTTTATATGTAACGTAATTATAGTGGGAaggttcaatgtgaatgttgagtttaactacagttcgccttcctcttagagttcaaatttaagaaaactctgatgctccaccgtgcttagacattgtgtctaaaacattgtaatgcactcagttgtgcacctgatgagacaatgagaatatcttaTCTCTTAGAATACACTATACTTTGTAGTcgaggtgtctctgatgtcataACGGTGTGAAGAGTTTTATTGCTGTACATtgcaattttgaaaacaaatgaaCACTGCTGAGGTCATTGGCAGAGCACTGTGATTCAACAACAGACAACAGTTGTGTCAGTACCATTCACTATCTTGTACCAAGTTATGTTATTTCCTAGTGGCCACAATTGCCACATGCCAGTACACTGCTACCACCAGCTAAGTATGAGCAAGTTCTGTAGAGGTGCTATTATCTACCcatcttcaatttttatttaaaaataattcatctatTTTAGAGTATTTCTTTACCTACATCTTTATGGTATATCAACTGCTAAATGTGTCTGTAGATTGGTTCAGCATTGACTTTTTACAGCCTATCTGTCTCCAAATGGACAAAGTCAAcaagaacttaaaaaaataaggaaTGACACAATTCACTTGACTACtgtcaagtaaatattttaatttattgattatgatagtttgtttcaCAAATTGTAACACATTCTACCTAAGACATTGAATTGTGTTTTGTGTACAAAGATATGTCTTGGTTATGACAGAGTCAGTGAGCGATGGGGAGCCAGCAGCTCGTTCCAGTAGTAAGAAAGAGAGGTACTTCTGGCAGTACAATGTACAGGCTAAGGGACCCAAGGGCCAACGACTGGTACTGACCTCTCGTCTGGAGGATCCCCACTGTCTCAACCAGATCACCGACCCAGTGTTTAGTCCCCAGTGTTCAGTCCAAGGAATTAAGCATAGgtgagaaaataattttgtcctTGGGAACAGAAGCCCCTGTTGAGTGACAATTCTTAATCATTTGCTCGTATTGTGTCTTCATTAATCATTAGTGCCACCAAACACAAATGTTCAGCTCTTATCAAACTCTTTTGCTTCTCTGAGTACTTTTAAATTGAGATTATTCCCTGATTGTAATATAGTTTCGATAAGGCTGAATATATAGTTTGGAACTCTTTTCTAGAGAAATTAATTCAGCCTTGGTCCATgactgtcacagaacaaaaaatgttttcagttttgtGTGACTTGTTGTTT
The Homalodisca vitripennis isolate AUS2020 chromosome 1, UT_GWSS_2.1, whole genome shotgun sequence DNA segment above includes these coding regions:
- the LOC124372027 gene encoding protein CREBRF homolog encodes the protein MTDQGYSSDFFIDSNLLIKSEPISMDSLLHTVSVPIPARRAMDLSELRDFGLEGPDRSPGDMIFQESGSSTLPTIYSGNALWGTKIAGPDFDSMKMEDDDIFQVDKSDLIQGPTLAELNANDETLGLDDLDDLNFDELLLPEENSCYIQVPQQPMNTRVSPSFQVTNPTPTVVAQNCASSFPPDSIGFYKETLSSSVPSNPFTQMFQKNMSPVSHHSSSSSLQVTPPPPPQVLSPLQHKHSTLHELLMKKETNYTASPLGQSVPGPTSSVGGLVRNPRYAQSRLSSSAPTHLGLDQIWQRREPRPHLLSTSSLAEGGSTSSLSTGGVLSPDAHDFSLDESFDSEDDSDHYDDFSSDGESVSDGEPAARSSSKKERYFWQYNVQAKGPKGQRLVLTSRLEDPHCLNQITDPVFSPQCSVQGIKHR